Sequence from the Lycium ferocissimum isolate CSIRO_LF1 unplaced genomic scaffold, AGI_CSIRO_Lferr_CH_V1 ctg23193, whole genome shotgun sequence genome:
TAATGACCATAGAGCTTGTATAATTTGCTTTTCACGTTTTCTATCTTTATTGGGCAGAATTAGGATCCAACTTGGagtaacaaaatttaaaaacttgtAACTTCATGCGAGGATCAAGGATTGCTCCAAATGCAAGTACTACATTGTACAAATtccaatatttttcaaaattttcacacatTTTTATAGCCATTTCCTTAATAACATTATCCTCATTATTCAAATTCTCTTTGAGCATGCATTCGATTCTCTAAACCTGTATAAAATACAAGTTAGAGGTTGGGTAGCTTGAACCAGAGATCAAGTTAGTTGTCTCATAAAAGGGCTCCAAGAATTGACAGATTTTCTCCGCCCTTCTACATTGATCAAACGTAGGACAATAAGCATAATTTCTGTCAACCAAATGTAGACTAGCAAAAGCCTTTTCATACTGGAGTGCACTCTCAAGCATCAAATATGTCGAGTTACATCTGGTTGATACATCCAGACGTAAACCAAGAGTTGTTTCAATTCCAAATTCCTTTACACGTTGCTCAAACTTCAGCATTCTCCCATCAGATCCTTTAACATACTTAACACTTTCCCTAATTGCAAATAAGGAATCACTAGATGCTTTTAAACCCTCTTGaacaatcaaattcaaaatATGAGGAGAACAACGCACATGAAAGAACTCACCATCATATAACAAACTCTTTTGCAATCTAAGATgcccttttaaaacattttgcAAGCTGTCATTGGCAGTGGCATTATCCAAAGTGATCGAAAATACCTTCTTATCTATGCCCCACTCTTTCAAACAGTCGTATATAGTATCAACCAATTCAACTCCAGTGTGAGGTGGATACATACGACAAAAGTTTAAAATTGTACAAACTAACCTCCAATTTGCATCAACGAATTGAGCAGTTAAACAAATATATCCTTCAGAATTAGATGATGTCCAACAATCAGAAGTCAAGATTACCCTATTAGGAATTTTAGCTAAGATTCGTTTCAATTTCTCCTTCTCTCTAATATACGCTTTCTTGACATCTGCAACACAACTGTTCCTAGAAGGCATCACAACATCTGGACTTATATAATTCACCgaagacttaattccatcatacTCAACAAAAGAATATGGTAAATTATGCTTAATGATAGCTTCAGCAAGCATTCCACGCTGGGTCCATTGATCTATTTTTCTAGATTGCATTTTACCTTCTTGATTAATGAACATTTGACCCAAGTCATGAACTTTAAGCATTGTACACTGAGTTTTATGATGATGCAGATGTGATGTACCGTAACTCTTACCTGTGGATCCGGGAGTTGAACCAACCCTGAATGGTGCTTTACACCCTCTACATTCTGCCCTTTCAATTCCATCTTTAGCTCTACCAAGTTTCTTGAAGTAACGCCACACAGTTGAGGTTAACTTAACTTTCTTTTGATTTGGTTCTGAAGGATCATTTATCTCCACAGTATCCTCATTATGTTCGTGTGTGCTATTTGCATCATCCATTGATCTTTCTGTAATGAAAtacacaaaaattaaaaaaaaaaaaagttagcaaAGAATTTGAAATGTGCCCATGCAGCTTAAGCTtatatttcaaatctttctACTTAAGACATGATATTTAAAATGTAAAGATTCAACCAAAATATATTCATCTAGCATAAGTTTTATAATAATCCTCAAGACTTTTATCCACAATAAAATTACAATGCTCCAGTCAAATCTATATCACACAGACAAAAAATCTACGAGCTAAAACTAAATGGTTTGTTCCATATCATTAAATTCTTATAAAATATTTGGAGTTTTTTACACCCCCATTTAGAGTATATtaccaaaataataaaactAATTATTTTAATCAGTTCTTATTTGTTTAGGAAAGCTAACCGGTGATTTTAAAAaagcggaaaggtcagtggagCATCAACTACTTCTGCATGAGTGCATTTAACTGGATAGTCACACGTTTACATAAAAATTGACAACAAAGAGGGTCCAACTACTTAAAAGCTTCCTagtttaataataaaataaaattgtgcCAATAAAGAATATTTTACTTGTCTCTAATTTTTCTGTTTTTATTTACATTTAAAACCGACTTGAATCTATACAAACATTAACTAATAAAAAGGCTCATAGCCGGGATCATATTTTTTACAGTGTTAATCAGTCTTTATTTGGAAAGGAC
This genomic interval carries:
- the LOC132043347 gene encoding zinc finger BED domain-containing protein RICESLEEPER 2-like; amino-acid sequence: MDDANSTHEHNEDTVEINDPSEPNQKKVKLTSTVWRYFKKLGRAKDGIERAECRGCKAPFRVGSTPGSTGKSYGTSHLHHHKTQCTMLKVHDLGQMFINQEGKMQSRKIDQWTQRGMLAEAIIKHNLPYSFVEYDGIKSSVNYISPDVVMPSRNSCVADVKKAYIREKEKLKRILAKIPNRVILTSDCWTSSNSEGYICLTAQFVDANWRLVCTILNFCRMYPPHTGVELVDTIYDCLKEWGIDKKVFSITLDNATANDSLQNVLKGHLRLQKSLLYDGEFFHVRCSPHILNLIVQEGLKASSDSLFAIRESVKYVKGSDGRMLKFEQRVKEFGIETTLGLRLDVSTRCNSTYLMLESALQYEKAFASLHLVDRNYAYCPTFDQCRRAEKICQFLEPFYETTNLISGSSYPTSNLYFIQIENVKSKLYKLYGHYANKQDVASASSSVLTTSSEDRNEDEDVTATLSEEDSNVLEEDDILVLDS